A single Oncorhynchus nerka isolate Pitt River linkage group LG10, Oner_Uvic_2.0, whole genome shotgun sequence DNA region contains:
- the LOC115135780 gene encoding mitochondrial uncoupling protein 2-like — MVAIKPTDLAPTTAVKFVGAGTAACIADLVTFPLDTAKVRLQIQGEAQLGHGAQAVRYRGVFGTITTMVRTEGARSLYSGLVAGLQRQMSFASVRIGLYDSMKQFYTHGSDSASIVTRLMAGCTTGAMAVMFAQPTDVVKVRFQAQVRLADGVKRYNGTMDAYRTIARDEGVRGLWKGCMPNITRNAIVNCCELVTYDIIKELILKYDLMTDNLPCHFTAALSAGLCTTIVASPVDVVKTRFMNSTSGQYSSAINCAYTMLTKEGPTAFYKGFVPSFLRLGSWNIVMFVSYEQIKRTMMRTKTSWESPF, encoded by the exons ATGGTTGCAATAAAACCCACAGACCTGGCGCCAACGACGGCTGTCAAGTTtgttggtgcaggtacagcagCCTGCATCGCTGACCTTGTGACCTTCCCCTTGGATACTGCCAAAGTCAGACTACAG ATTCAAGGGGAGGCTCAGTTGGGGCATGGGGCCCAGGCTGTGAGGTATCGGGGTGTGTTTGGTACCATCACCACCATGGTGCGTACGGAGGGGGCCAGGAGCCTCTACAGCGGGCTGGTGGCAGGGCTCCAGAGGCAGATGAGCTTCGCCTCCGTCCGTATCGGCCTCTATGATTCCATGAAGCAGTTCTACACTCATGGCTCTGACA GTGCTAGCATCGTTACTCGGCTCATGGCAGGCTGCACCACCGGAGCAATGGCTGTGATGTTTGCTCAGCCCACAGACGTGGTCAAGGTGCGTTTCCAGGCTCAAGTACGTCTGGCTGACGGGGTGAAGAGATACAACGGTACTATGGACGCTTATCGGACCATCGCCCGAGATGAAGGGGTGCGGGGCCTTTGGAAAG GCTGCATGCCGAATATAACGCGCAATGCCATTGTGAATTGTTGCGAGCTGGTCACCTACGACATCATCAAGGAACTCATATTGAAGTACGACCTAATGACGG ATAACCTTCCATGCCACTTCACGGCTGCGCTCAGTGCAGGGTTATGTACCACCATTGTCGCATCACCAGTAGATGTGGTTAAGACCAGATTCATGAATTCAACGTCAGGCCAGTACAGCAGCGCAATTAACTGTGCCTACACTATGCTGACTAAGGAGGGGCCAACAGCCTTCTACAAGGG GTTTGTGCCCTCCTTCCTGCGACTGGGGTCCTGGAACATTGTGATGTTTGTGTCTTATGAGCAGATCAAGAGGACTATGATGAGAACAAAGACTTCCTGGGAGTCACCATTCTga